The following proteins come from a genomic window of Sphaerisporangium rubeum:
- a CDS encoding undecaprenyl-diphosphate phosphatase — MIGWFEALVLGLVQGLTEFLPISSSAHIRVVSAFFGWEDPGAAFTAVIQLGTETAVLIYFRKRIWDIISTWTRSLWTPELREYPAARMGWYVIAGSVPIGVLGLAFKDQIETTVRDLRLVGACLIVFGLLLAVADRLARNELTLDKNLNLPHALTYGLAQALALIPGVSRSGGTTGAGLLLGYRREEAAEYSFLLAIPAVLMSGVLELFEIGGGETPAWGPTILATIVSFAVGYAAIAWFLRYISSHRFTPFIVYRVALGVVIIAAVGLGWIPAS; from the coding sequence TTGATCGGCTGGTTTGAGGCGCTCGTGCTCGGCCTCGTGCAGGGCCTCACCGAGTTCCTGCCCATCTCGTCCAGCGCGCACATCCGTGTGGTGTCCGCGTTCTTCGGCTGGGAGGACCCGGGAGCCGCCTTCACCGCCGTCATCCAGCTCGGCACCGAGACCGCGGTGCTCATCTACTTCCGCAAGCGCATCTGGGACATCATCTCCACCTGGACCCGCTCGCTGTGGACCCCCGAGCTGCGCGAGTACCCGGCGGCCCGCATGGGGTGGTATGTCATCGCCGGCAGCGTGCCGATCGGGGTGCTCGGCCTGGCGTTCAAGGACCAGATCGAGACCACGGTGCGCGACCTGCGGCTGGTCGGCGCCTGCCTGATCGTCTTCGGCCTGCTGCTCGCCGTGGCCGACCGCCTCGCGCGCAACGAGCTCACCCTGGACAAGAACCTCAATCTGCCGCACGCGCTGACGTACGGCCTCGCGCAGGCGCTGGCCCTGATCCCCGGCGTCTCCCGGTCGGGTGGCACGACCGGCGCGGGCCTGCTGCTCGGGTACCGGCGTGAGGAGGCGGCGGAGTACTCGTTCCTGCTCGCCATCCCCGCGGTGCTGATGTCCGGCGTGCTGGAGCTGTTCGAGATCGGCGGCGGCGAGACCCCGGCCTGGGGTCCGACCATCCTCGCCACCATCGTGTCCTTCGCGGTCGGGTACGCCGCCATCGCGTGGTTCCTGCGGTACATCAGCAGCCACAGGTTCACCCCGTTCATCGTCTACCGCGTCGCGCTCGGCGTCGTGATCATCGCCGCGGTCGGCCTCGGCTGGATCCCCGCGAGCTGA
- a CDS encoding helix-turn-helix domain-containing protein: MTSGAELRDLRTRAGLSLGRLAEMIGVSAGHLSRVERGDREVTPSLLHRYEVATGLLLSGHGLPETPDADTPEMGNVDDMKRRGLLSVIAAASVGAAGGEPLTRLLDGLAALPPSRVGLSEVEAVEAAADLALRMDLSKGSGAAVAMARGTIEWAVKLCDQPMATTTRERLGSAIGLLADRLGWATYDQGQPERATRLLTFALDSAARGADRDLRAHTMLDLSAVFADLGRPRDGVEILRLALGDERVSAAERANLHAVAARHCAAAGDVAIGLRHITLAEETLTGEAVPATGDVPAWARHITVSPGHHDSALGLALFHLGEDRRARERLASALAVLGENRTRTSLRCQTRLAVLRVKEGDRDGGADQARHAVEQAADVPSMRVAKDLRMMIGHLRECGMTDLARELSAAVAARDRPPLPAPSGPASAARPIRA, from the coding sequence ATGACCAGCGGGGCCGAGTTGCGCGACCTCCGCACACGTGCGGGTCTCAGCCTGGGCCGCCTCGCCGAGATGATCGGCGTCTCCGCAGGTCACCTGAGCAGGGTGGAGCGAGGCGACCGCGAGGTCACCCCGTCGCTCCTGCACCGCTACGAAGTCGCCACAGGTCTGCTTCTCTCGGGTCACGGCTTGCCGGAAACCCCCGATGCCGACACCCCCGAAATGGGTAACGTCGATGACATGAAGCGACGGGGCCTACTCTCGGTCATCGCAGCCGCATCCGTAGGGGCCGCCGGAGGTGAGCCGCTGACCCGCCTGCTCGACGGCCTGGCCGCGCTGCCGCCGTCCCGCGTGGGGCTGTCGGAGGTCGAGGCCGTCGAGGCCGCGGCCGATCTCGCCTTGCGGATGGACTTATCCAAGGGGAGCGGCGCGGCGGTCGCCATGGCACGCGGCACCATCGAGTGGGCCGTGAAACTCTGCGACCAGCCGATGGCCACCACGACCCGCGAGCGGCTCGGCTCGGCCATCGGCCTGCTCGCCGACCGCCTCGGCTGGGCCACCTACGACCAGGGCCAGCCGGAGCGCGCGACGCGCCTGCTCACCTTCGCGCTCGACTCCGCGGCCCGTGGCGCCGACCGCGACCTGCGGGCCCACACCATGCTCGACCTGTCGGCCGTGTTCGCCGATCTCGGCCGGCCACGGGACGGCGTCGAGATCCTGCGCCTGGCCCTCGGCGACGAGCGCGTCTCGGCCGCCGAACGCGCCAACCTCCATGCCGTGGCGGCCCGCCACTGCGCCGCCGCCGGCGACGTCGCCATCGGCCTTCGCCACATCACGCTCGCCGAGGAGACCCTGACCGGCGAGGCGGTCCCGGCCACCGGTGATGTGCCGGCCTGGGCCCGGCACATCACGGTGTCCCCCGGCCACCACGACAGCGCGCTCGGCCTCGCGCTCTTCCATCTCGGCGAGGACCGGCGCGCACGTGAACGCCTGGCGTCCGCCTTGGCCGTCCTCGGCGAGAACCGCACCCGCACCAGCCTGCGATGCCAGACCCGTCTCGCCGTGCTGCGCGTCAAGGAGGGTGATCGCGACGGTGGCGCCGACCAGGCCAGGCACGCGGTCGAGCAGGCCGCCGACGTGCCGTCCATGCGGGTCGCCAAGGACCTCCGCATGATGATCGGCCACCTGCGCGAGTGCGGCATGACCGATCTCGCTCGTGAGCTGTCGGCCGCCGTCGCCGCGCGGGACCGGCCCCCGCTCCCCGCGCCGTCCGGCCCCGCCTCGGCCGCGCGTCCGATCCGGGCCTGA